The Papaver somniferum cultivar HN1 chromosome 6, ASM357369v1, whole genome shotgun sequence genome segment TTGCCAAAGTAatcttttggtaattttgggtctAGAATAGACCGCGCATCAACCGGAAAGTATAGCCTTACTTGCTGATCAGGATGAAGTCTTAACGATTGAGTTCGAACTCTCCACATCAAAGCAGTGAGTACTTCGAAACTAGTACACCTTTTTAGAACCCCATCCCCCATAGCttttttcttaagttgttgtagaATCTCAGGGTCAAAAACGAAGGACTTGTAAATGAGCATTTCTTGTTCGAAGGTGGCCTTCGTGTTGGATATATCTACGATGTCTTCATGTCCATGAGTGAATTCTACCTTAGGTGGGTTTCGTGCTTTGAGTAGAGTTCGATCTAAGAACGGTGGGTTTGTTAACGGTAATCCTCGTGTAACTTCACCCCATTCAGAAACTCCATTCCACTGATTCCATCCATGAGAGCGTGATTCATACTTACTCCAAGAACTAACCCTCCACACTTGAATTTGGTCACCTTCAAAAACATGCATGTGTGCAGTAAAAATATTAAGAACAAAAATGCTCGATCattctaaaattaaaataaattttctAAACAAGAACTGCATCATGTAAACTACCTGAGCCAAATAAAGAGGATTTTGTAGTATGTTTTTCTGATCAAGAATATAAACAAGTTTCTCATAAGTATCAGGATCAGGAGTCGAGAAGTCACCGATTTCGTCCAACGTAATGTTGGCCTCTGCCTCAACGAAAAGAGCACCTTCACCTGTGCAATTAACCATAAACTTACCATTTTCAATCATTGTGATGCGTCCAGCCATGGGATAGTAGTCAACAAGTACTTTTGCTAAACCATCTGTTGGAagtattagtcccacattgttgggcaatctaagatcctgcggtttataatcctttagggcctctccactcatagccaattggttttgagttggatgcccgtattctaacatggtatcggaGCGTGTTggaattattagtcccacattgttgggcaatctaagatcttgcggtttataatcctttagggcctctccactcatagccaattggttttgagttggatgcccgtattctaacaccaTCTCTAATGGCTTCTGCTGGATCCAATCTTCCAACGTCGAATGGTTTGTTAAAACAGTAAATAGTGTTAAGCATATTCATATTCATCGTGTCGAAGTTAGACAAGAAATACAAATCCTTAGGTGTCTCCTCTGCTGGAGGAACCATTGTTTCTCTTTTAGTCTTGATGATACGTTCACCGTTGAAAGTTGTTTTATTCCTTACTTCCTCCATTAGAACAACAATGAAAATGTTGAGTACTATCCTAAGTTggagtaatgatgataatcaaatGCAGAAAAAGAGCATCTGCATATATATAAAGGAAACTGACGCAAATCATGACAACAAAAAATAACCCATTGGTGAAGCCGTGAAGGACAAAATGAAATTAACTGGATTGAtagtattattattatgattgtgtataatttattattttcttgtaacTAGTAAACCTTATTTTTTCTTGTTGAAGGTATTGTAATTAATAAACTAACAACTGCCAGATGGGAAATTGGATGGCTCTAGCTGTTTTCAAGAGTCAACTTCTGGGCTCATATCATAAATTAAAGAGAGGTGCTCGGAAACATGAAGGCCAattattcttatttttttatttaatttgatttttaataCCGGAgttaaattttattaattaatagTTAATACTAATAGTATAGTATTAACATTAATGATGTTATAGATCGAGAAACTAAActccaccaaaaccaaaaccgaCTAATAGGATACAAAGGATCACTGTCAACTTAGAGGGCCG includes the following:
- the LOC113290464 gene encoding omega-hydroxypalmitate O-feruloyl transferase-like, giving the protein MVPPAEETPKDLYFLSNFDTMNMNMLNTIYCFNKPFDVGRLDPAEAIRDGEGALFVEAEANITLDEIGDFSTPDPDTYEKLVYILDQKNILQNPLYLAQWNGVSEWGEVTRGLPLTNPPFLDRTLLKARNPPKVEFTHGHEDIVDISNTKATFEQEMLIYKSFVFDPEILQQLKKKAMGDGVLKRCTSFEVLTALMWRVRTQSLRLHPDQQVRLYFPVDARSILDPKLPKDYFGNAITNMSCQCSASEMLDSPLSSTIEKIQRSIKMVTDDYVKSTIDFLEDPKSFQHHSSTTYLSSWSSLRLSSIDFGWGEPFFAGPTKLTLVIENPTKLIVVVWVLFLSHGKDNKGINLILGLPASSMKIFEALIEMQTKFKKPLSARL